In Actinomyces radicidentis, one genomic interval encodes:
- a CDS encoding aspartate:alanine exchanger family transporter, producing the protein MHDLLSPVVDLLVSAPLLTVFLVIGLGTAVGQIPLGPIRFGAAGALFVGLAVGALDPRLGANLELLRALGLGLFCYTVGIGAGGTFFRDLKRQLPLMSLCVAALVVAGGAGALYSHLTGVSAAMDSGAYAGALTSPVLDAAIEAAGNQEPSVGYALAYPVGVAVAIIIVSVVINRPWPARRDPRPASADGITATSVYLLQKVRLTEMRAFKENRIRISYLERDGVTRVVHPGEELLPGDKVVIVGAPGAIEEAVHDLGTGFNRCLAKDRTVVDYRRLTVSSTRVAGMTIGELDMHDRFQGTVTRVKRGDLDLLARDDLVLEFGDRVLAVVPSGRLEDAADFFGDSEKSISQIDAFSVGLGMALGVLVGLVPVPLPGGITLKLGVAAGPLVVGMVLGWVERTGPFVWVLPHAANATIRQLGLLFFLAAIGLASGQAFAASAFSLTGLAVGGLSALIVVVNAVVLLAGAKWAGVSAPRAAGGLAGLVGQPAILAFALSKRDDERVEAGYATLFALAIVVKIVMVQVLVAL; encoded by the coding sequence GTGCACGACCTCCTCTCCCCAGTGGTCGACCTCCTCGTCTCGGCGCCCCTGCTCACCGTCTTCCTCGTCATCGGCCTGGGCACCGCCGTCGGGCAGATCCCACTCGGCCCCATCCGCTTCGGCGCCGCCGGCGCGCTCTTCGTCGGCCTCGCCGTCGGCGCCCTCGACCCGCGCCTCGGCGCGAACCTCGAGCTCCTGCGCGCGCTCGGCCTCGGCCTGTTCTGCTACACGGTCGGCATCGGGGCCGGTGGCACCTTCTTCCGCGACCTCAAGCGGCAGCTGCCCCTCATGAGCCTGTGCGTCGCCGCGCTCGTCGTCGCCGGCGGGGCCGGGGCCCTCTACTCCCACCTCACCGGGGTCAGCGCCGCCATGGACTCCGGCGCCTACGCCGGGGCGCTCACCTCCCCGGTGCTCGACGCCGCCATCGAGGCCGCCGGCAACCAGGAGCCGAGCGTCGGCTACGCCCTCGCCTACCCGGTGGGCGTCGCCGTCGCCATCATCATCGTCTCCGTCGTCATCAACCGCCCCTGGCCCGCCCGCCGCGATCCGCGCCCCGCCTCCGCCGACGGCATCACCGCCACGAGCGTCTACCTCCTCCAGAAGGTGCGGCTGACCGAGATGCGCGCCTTCAAGGAGAACCGCATCCGCATCTCCTACCTCGAGCGCGACGGCGTCACCCGCGTCGTCCACCCCGGCGAGGAGCTCCTGCCCGGGGACAAGGTCGTCATCGTCGGGGCGCCCGGCGCCATCGAGGAGGCCGTGCACGACCTCGGCACCGGCTTCAACCGCTGCCTCGCCAAGGACCGCACCGTCGTCGACTACCGCCGCCTCACCGTCTCCTCCACCCGCGTCGCCGGCATGACGATCGGCGAGCTCGACATGCACGACCGCTTCCAGGGCACCGTCACCCGCGTCAAGCGCGGCGACCTCGACCTCCTCGCCCGCGACGACCTCGTCCTCGAGTTCGGGGACCGCGTCCTCGCCGTCGTCCCCTCCGGCCGCCTCGAGGACGCCGCCGACTTCTTCGGCGACTCCGAGAAGTCCATCTCCCAGATCGACGCCTTCTCCGTGGGGCTCGGCATGGCGCTCGGCGTCCTCGTCGGGCTCGTCCCCGTCCCGCTGCCCGGCGGCATCACTCTCAAGCTCGGCGTGGCCGCGGGGCCGCTCGTCGTCGGCATGGTGCTCGGATGGGTGGAGCGCACCGGCCCCTTCGTCTGGGTCCTCCCGCACGCCGCCAACGCGACCATCCGCCAGCTCGGGCTCCTCTTCTTCCTCGCGGCCATCGGGCTCGCCTCCGGGCAGGCCTTCGCGGCGAGCGCCTTCTCCCTGACGGGGCTGGCTGTCGGCGGGCTGTCCGCGCTCATCGTCGTCGTCAACGCCGTCGTCCTGCTCGCGGGCGCCAAGTGGGCCGGCGTGAGCGCGCCGCGGGCCGCCGGGGGCCTGGCCGGGCTCGTCGGGCAGCCGGCGATCCTCGCCTTCGCCCTGTCCAAGCGCGACGACGAGCGGGTCGAGGCCGGCTACGCGACCCTCTTCGCCCTGGCGATCGTCGTCAAGATCGTCATGGTCCAGGTGCTCGTCGCGCTGTGA
- a CDS encoding deoxynucleoside kinase: protein MSVIVVGGAIGAGKTTTARLLGEHLGSEVFYEDVTSSKILPLFYTAPPEEQEARRYPFMLQLEFLSSRFRSIKRAMVHDDNVLDRSIYEDWYFAKVNTDLGRISPDEFALYENLLDNMIEEIDELPKKSPDLFVYLRAPFDVLMGRIAARGRDFEQDDSLVEYYRRLWSGYDDWVYNSYSASQVLTVDTERLDLASNDADIATLHAMVDAALADVRAGRAVGTTTPDA from the coding sequence GTGTCGGTGATCGTGGTGGGAGGCGCCATCGGCGCCGGCAAGACGACGACGGCCCGTCTCCTGGGCGAGCACCTCGGCTCCGAGGTCTTCTACGAGGACGTCACCTCCTCCAAGATCCTGCCGCTGTTCTACACGGCCCCGCCTGAGGAGCAGGAGGCCCGCCGCTACCCCTTCATGCTGCAGCTGGAGTTCCTCTCCTCCCGCTTCCGCTCCATCAAGCGCGCCATGGTCCACGACGACAACGTCCTGGACCGCTCCATCTACGAGGACTGGTACTTCGCGAAGGTCAACACCGACCTCGGCCGCATCAGCCCCGACGAGTTCGCCCTCTACGAGAACCTCCTCGACAACATGATCGAGGAGATCGACGAGCTCCCCAAGAAGTCCCCCGACCTCTTCGTCTACCTGCGCGCCCCCTTCGACGTCCTCATGGGCCGCATCGCCGCCCGCGGCCGCGACTTCGAGCAGGACGACTCCCTCGTCGAGTACTACCGGCGCCTGTGGTCCGGCTACGACGACTGGGTCTACAACTCCTACTCCGCCTCCCAGGTCCTCACCGTCGACACCGAGCGCCTCGACCTCGCCTCGAACGACGCCGACATCGCCACCCTGCACGCCATGGTCGACGCCGCGCTCGCGGACGTGCGCGCGGGGCGCGCCGTCGGGACGACGACGCCCGACGCCTGA
- a CDS encoding phosphoribosyltransferase has protein sequence MSDEQSTTTRKPFDDGATSDAAPDREELTWELFGQAERELSAQIVASGWIPDLIIAIARGGLIPAGAIGYAIGIKAMGAMNVEFYTGIGQTLEEPVILPPLMDASELPGKKVLVVDDVADSGKTLKMVMELLRHQGLDLGGESVPVDARSAVIYRKPRSVFEPDYCWRETDKWINFPWSVLPVITPASVAAQAGTAAAEADQEAADQADARAQD, from the coding sequence GTGAGCGACGAGCAGAGCACGACCACCCGCAAGCCCTTCGACGACGGCGCCACCTCCGACGCCGCCCCCGACCGCGAGGAGCTCACCTGGGAGCTCTTCGGCCAGGCGGAGCGCGAGCTCTCCGCGCAGATCGTCGCCTCCGGGTGGATCCCGGACCTCATCATCGCCATCGCCCGCGGCGGCCTCATCCCCGCCGGCGCCATCGGCTACGCGATCGGCATCAAGGCCATGGGCGCGATGAACGTGGAGTTCTACACGGGCATCGGCCAGACCCTCGAGGAGCCCGTCATCCTGCCCCCGCTCATGGACGCCTCCGAGCTGCCCGGCAAGAAGGTCCTCGTCGTCGACGACGTCGCCGACTCCGGCAAGACGCTCAAGATGGTCATGGAGCTCCTCCGGCACCAGGGCCTCGACCTGGGCGGCGAGTCCGTGCCGGTCGACGCCCGCTCGGCCGTCATCTACAGGAAGCCCCGCAGCGTCTTCGAGCCCGACTACTGCTGGCGCGAGACCGACAAGTGGATCAACTTCCCCTGGTCGGTGCTGCCGGTCATCACGCCCGCCTCCGTCGCGGCGCAGGCCGGGACGGCTGCCGCCGAGGCGGACCAGGAGGCGGCCGACCAGGCCGACGCCCGCGCCCAGGACTGA
- a CDS encoding carbon starvation CstA family protein, with translation MDTQEQQALPAYTAEEERYVIRNKAGVPVGVRPHHTWTPRSIATWVVITALGVLGWWMLAVVRGENVNTVWFVVTAVCTYAIGYRFYALYIQRTIMRPDDSNATPAERINNGRDFDPTHRVVLYGHHFAAIAGAGPLVGPVLASQMGYLPGTLWIILGVVLAGAVQDMLVLFFSMRRGGRSLGQMATDEIGRIGGVVATVVVLVMLMIVLAVLAMVCVNALAESPWGVFSVGMTIPIAICMGLWLRFVQPGKITQVSLVGFAILIGVIIGGRWVAESSFGQYLHLSPTTLVWAMIVYGFLAAVLPVWVLLTPRDYLSTFMKVGTIVVLAAGILIVRPVVQMAAVTEFATNTAGPVFAGKLFPFLFITIACGALSGMHATVSSGTSPKMIQKESQVRMIGYAGMLMESFVAIMALAAAVSLSPGIYFSMNTSEATMDKLAGDDVVATAQSREDVAAAAVANMGVTDAHGDSLMPVWESWDENGTPATYTGADALKQVASDVGEPSVISRTGGAPTLSVGMAHILHQIGGGRTMMGFWYHFAIMFEALFILSAVDAVTRVARFQLGDALGNVWPRFKDPSWHVGAWATTAVVVAAWGSLLLMGVTDPRGGIQTLYPLFGIANQLIAAVALLLCLVMTVRKGYLKHAWIPALPLVFDTVVTFTASWQKIFSTDPRVGYFQQWRDAKALLPTLTDAQAVSDTQAVIRNTMIQGTLSIVFLVMVAFVMVCACITMIRSVRAGDTKTSEDPYQESNFYAPEHLFASKLEKKLVTEYEVVGDPALIPGSGHAKAEA, from the coding sequence ATGGATACCCAGGAACAGCAGGCGCTGCCCGCGTACACCGCGGAGGAAGAGCGCTACGTCATCAGGAACAAGGCAGGCGTCCCCGTCGGCGTCCGCCCCCACCACACGTGGACCCCGCGGTCGATCGCCACGTGGGTGGTCATCACCGCGCTCGGCGTGCTGGGCTGGTGGATGCTCGCCGTCGTGCGCGGCGAGAACGTCAACACCGTGTGGTTCGTCGTCACGGCCGTGTGCACCTACGCGATCGGCTACCGCTTCTACGCGCTCTACATCCAGCGCACCATCATGCGGCCCGACGACTCCAACGCCACCCCGGCCGAGCGCATCAACAACGGCCGCGACTTCGACCCCACGCACCGCGTCGTCCTCTACGGCCACCACTTCGCCGCCATCGCCGGCGCCGGCCCGCTCGTCGGCCCCGTCCTCGCCTCCCAGATGGGCTACCTGCCCGGGACGCTGTGGATCATCCTCGGCGTCGTCCTCGCCGGCGCCGTCCAGGACATGCTCGTCCTGTTCTTCTCGATGCGCCGCGGCGGCCGCTCGCTCGGCCAGATGGCCACCGACGAGATCGGCCGGATCGGCGGCGTCGTCGCCACCGTCGTCGTCCTCGTCATGCTCATGATCGTCCTCGCGGTCCTCGCCATGGTCTGCGTCAACGCGCTGGCCGAGTCCCCCTGGGGCGTCTTCAGCGTCGGCATGACCATCCCGATCGCCATCTGCATGGGCCTGTGGCTGCGCTTCGTCCAGCCCGGCAAGATCACCCAGGTCTCGCTCGTCGGCTTCGCCATCCTCATCGGCGTCATCATCGGCGGGCGCTGGGTCGCCGAGTCCTCCTTCGGCCAGTACCTCCACCTGTCCCCCACGACCCTCGTGTGGGCCATGATCGTCTACGGCTTCCTCGCCGCGGTCCTGCCCGTGTGGGTCCTGCTCACCCCGCGCGACTACCTGTCCACCTTCATGAAGGTCGGCACGATCGTCGTCCTCGCCGCCGGCATCCTCATCGTGCGACCCGTCGTGCAGATGGCCGCCGTCACCGAGTTCGCCACCAACACCGCCGGCCCCGTCTTCGCCGGCAAGCTCTTCCCCTTCCTCTTCATCACGATCGCCTGCGGCGCCCTGTCCGGCATGCACGCCACGGTCTCCTCGGGCACGAGCCCCAAGATGATCCAGAAGGAGTCCCAGGTCCGCATGATCGGCTACGCCGGCATGCTCATGGAGTCCTTCGTCGCGATCATGGCGCTCGCCGCCGCCGTGTCCCTCTCCCCCGGCATCTACTTCTCCATGAACACCTCCGAGGCGACCATGGACAAGCTCGCCGGGGACGACGTCGTCGCCACCGCCCAGTCCCGCGAGGACGTCGCGGCCGCCGCCGTCGCCAACATGGGCGTCACCGACGCCCACGGCGACTCCCTCATGCCCGTGTGGGAGTCCTGGGACGAGAACGGCACCCCGGCGACCTACACCGGCGCGGACGCCCTCAAGCAGGTCGCCTCCGACGTCGGCGAGCCGAGCGTCATCTCCCGCACCGGCGGCGCCCCCACGCTCTCCGTGGGCATGGCGCACATCCTCCACCAGATCGGCGGAGGCCGGACCATGATGGGCTTCTGGTACCACTTCGCCATCATGTTCGAGGCGCTGTTCATCCTCTCCGCCGTCGACGCCGTCACCCGCGTGGCCCGCTTCCAGCTGGGCGACGCCCTGGGCAACGTCTGGCCGAGGTTCAAGGACCCGTCCTGGCACGTCGGCGCCTGGGCCACCACCGCCGTCGTCGTCGCCGCCTGGGGCTCCCTGCTCCTCATGGGCGTGACCGACCCGCGCGGCGGCATCCAGACGCTCTACCCGCTGTTCGGCATCGCCAACCAGCTCATCGCGGCGGTCGCGCTGCTCCTGTGCCTCGTCATGACCGTGCGCAAGGGCTACCTCAAGCACGCCTGGATCCCGGCGCTGCCGCTCGTGTTCGACACGGTCGTCACCTTCACGGCGTCGTGGCAGAAGATCTTCTCGACCGACCCACGCGTGGGCTACTTCCAGCAGTGGCGCGACGCGAAGGCCCTCCTGCCGACGCTCACCGACGCGCAGGCCGTCTCCGACACCCAGGCGGTCATCCGCAACACGATGATCCAGGGGACGCTGTCGATCGTCTTCCTCGTCATGGTCGCCTTCGTCATGGTGTGCGCCTGCATCACGATGATCCGCTCCGTGCGCGCGGGTGACACGAAGACCTCGGAGGACCCGTACCAGGAGTCGAACTTCTACGCGCCCGAGCACCTCTTCGCCTCGAAGCTGGAGAAGAAGCTCGTCACCGAGTACGAGGTCGTCGGCGATCCGGCCCTCATCCCGGGGAGCGGTCACGCGAAGGCGGAGGCCTGA
- a CDS encoding YbdD/YjiX family protein yields MAPSGTAGGTRGTTAATPSAGSRVRSRLAQARGLWRDFTGESAYDRYVERHRREHPDHPPMSEREWWRAKADYDESNVQARCC; encoded by the coding sequence ATGGCGCCCAGCGGCACCGCGGGCGGGACGCGGGGGACGACGGCGGCGACGCCGTCGGCCGGCTCCCGTGTCCGCTCGCGCCTCGCGCAGGCCCGTGGGCTGTGGCGGGACTTCACGGGTGAGTCGGCCTACGACCGCTACGTGGAGCGGCACCGCCGCGAGCATCCGGACCACCCGCCCATGAGCGAGCGCGAGTGGTGGCGGGCGAAGGCCGACTACGACGAGTCCAACGTCCAGGCCCGCTGCTGCTGA